A single window of Vibrio gazogenes DNA harbors:
- the djlA gene encoding co-chaperone DjlA: MHIFGKILGTFFGLLLGGPLGAIFGLFLGHQFDKARRQYQGSPFSVGGNGGASQEARQDEFFRAAFSVMGHVAKAKGKVTKEEIRLATIMMDRMNLNDAQQRSAQEAFREGKESGFPLEEVLEQVMRSTGGRRDLIQFFLELQISAAFADGELHPSERDILHKIARGLAFSEAQLEQRLRMQEAAFRFQRHSDAGQGSYQEHQQGGFGQSYTSNHLSDAYHVLGVDESADAKTVKRAYRKLMNEHHPDKLMAKGLPPEMMTMAKEKSQEIQQAYDLIKKAKGF, translated from the coding sequence ATGCATATTTTCGGCAAAATTTTGGGTACTTTTTTTGGTTTATTGCTGGGTGGTCCGCTAGGGGCCATTTTCGGGCTTTTTCTTGGGCATCAGTTTGATAAAGCCCGAAGACAGTATCAAGGTTCACCATTCTCAGTCGGAGGGAATGGAGGCGCATCTCAGGAAGCGCGTCAAGATGAATTCTTTCGTGCCGCTTTTTCAGTGATGGGGCATGTTGCTAAAGCCAAGGGGAAGGTGACGAAAGAAGAGATTCGTCTGGCAACGATTATGATGGATCGGATGAACCTGAACGATGCGCAGCAACGTTCGGCACAAGAGGCGTTTCGTGAAGGAAAAGAATCTGGTTTTCCTTTAGAAGAAGTGCTTGAGCAGGTGATGCGTTCAACCGGTGGGCGACGTGATTTAATTCAATTTTTTCTAGAATTACAGATCTCCGCAGCCTTTGCTGATGGAGAGTTACATCCGAGTGAGCGAGATATTCTGCATAAGATAGCCAGAGGATTGGCATTCTCAGAAGCGCAGCTTGAGCAACGGTTGAGAATGCAGGAAGCGGCGTTTCGATTTCAACGTCATTCGGATGCGGGGCAAGGAAGTTATCAAGAGCATCAGCAGGGTGGTTTCGGACAATCATATACCTCGAATCATCTGAGTGATGCATATCATGTGCTGGGTGTTGATGAAAGTGCAGATGCAAAAACGGTAAAAAGAGCGTATCGGAAGCTAATGAATGAACATCATCCCGATAAACTGATGGCGAAAGGTCTGCCTCCGGAAATGATGACAATGGCGAAAGAAAAATCGCAGGAAATTCAACAGGCTTATGATCTAATCAAAAAGGCCAAAGGCTTTTAA
- the lptD gene encoding LPS assembly protein LptD: MSDFPRSLLAASICAALFIPYSYAETAPQSNTVTIGQCRAGDIEPTNQNEQPINVEADKLEAVNGDKATYAGNVVVVQGKKRMTADTVTLHQKDNIVVAQGNVKFDDGEVQAVSERATNNLNTDQLTLEKTNYHFLCQPGRGDAVYIAKTGQAMYEIEDGSITSCPDGDNAWRLKASSISIDQNEETAIFYNPRMEVLGVPLLYLPMLTVPIGDTRKTGFLYPTFSFGSKDGFQLNVPIYWNLAPNYDLQTDLKYMENRGTQLNSHFRYLNAFGSGNINYEYLPDDKKYPEKDDRWGFQLTHYGIYDQSWALAINYAEVSDIDYFSDLGSEIGTRQDGQLTQEASITYRSASWDLSLLTRDFQILTKTGNQPYKLMPQVAFNYYAPELMRYLDFDLISHVSRFDTDENGAPSATRVHVEPGIKIPLGATWGTWTTEARLLSTYYRQDLEGVDASKGYKENVSRDIPEFRSNFGLILERDTVVLDGYTQTLEPQVQYLYIPKRDQSDIARYDTTPLQTDYYGLFRSRKYGSVDYIAPANQISYGAASRFFDDQYKERLNIAFGQIFYLDKGLKDNNLNRSTSENSDYSAWAVEMDFNYDDSLFYHGGIQYDVDTSRVQLSNSTLEYRHEKGFIQTNYRYVTQEYIEDTVGDTLDVNSLTKDGISQLGVVAQYNLSPKWQTKGLYYYDLTTDNPLEWQANLTYISDCWFIGLTYSRELDKWTPSFQQYPDAEARYENNFSVNIGIIGLGTNMTHNNELTSNAIGYGRPFMLSN, translated from the coding sequence ATGTCAGACTTTCCTCGTTCGTTGCTAGCTGCTTCGATCTGTGCAGCGCTTTTTATTCCATATAGTTATGCAGAAACAGCTCCGCAAAGCAATACGGTCACTATCGGTCAGTGCCGTGCCGGAGACATCGAACCAACCAACCAGAATGAGCAACCCATTAATGTTGAAGCGGATAAGCTTGAAGCAGTTAATGGCGATAAAGCGACATATGCTGGTAATGTTGTCGTGGTTCAGGGCAAAAAACGGATGACTGCCGATACCGTTACCCTACACCAAAAAGATAACATTGTGGTCGCACAAGGGAATGTCAAGTTCGATGATGGTGAAGTTCAAGCAGTTTCAGAGCGAGCGACCAATAATCTCAATACTGACCAATTGACGCTGGAAAAAACCAACTATCATTTTCTCTGCCAACCGGGGCGGGGAGATGCGGTTTATATCGCTAAAACAGGTCAGGCGATGTATGAAATAGAAGATGGTTCGATCACGTCCTGTCCTGACGGAGATAACGCCTGGCGTTTAAAAGCCTCCAGTATTTCGATTGATCAGAATGAAGAAACTGCAATATTTTATAACCCGCGAATGGAAGTGCTGGGCGTCCCCCTACTCTACTTACCAATGCTCACGGTACCGATCGGAGATACGCGAAAAACCGGATTTCTTTATCCGACATTTTCTTTCGGTTCAAAAGATGGCTTTCAACTGAATGTCCCGATCTACTGGAACCTTGCACCCAACTATGATTTGCAAACCGATCTGAAATACATGGAAAATCGGGGAACACAACTGAACAGCCATTTTCGCTATTTGAATGCTTTCGGAAGTGGCAACATCAATTATGAATATCTGCCGGACGATAAAAAATATCCGGAAAAAGATGACCGCTGGGGATTCCAACTCACTCACTACGGTATTTATGATCAATCCTGGGCGCTGGCGATCAATTACGCTGAAGTCAGTGATATCGATTATTTTTCTGATTTAGGTTCAGAAATAGGCACCCGACAAGATGGTCAGTTAACCCAAGAAGCGAGTATCACTTACCGTTCAGCCAGTTGGGATCTGTCTCTGCTCACCCGGGATTTCCAAATCCTGACAAAAACCGGCAATCAACCGTACAAACTCATGCCTCAGGTTGCATTCAACTATTACGCCCCTGAGCTGATGCGTTATCTTGATTTTGACTTGATTAGTCATGTTTCAAGATTCGATACCGATGAAAATGGTGCACCTTCAGCAACTCGAGTCCATGTTGAACCGGGAATCAAGATTCCGTTAGGAGCCACTTGGGGAACCTGGACAACAGAGGCACGATTACTCTCAACCTATTATCGACAAGATTTAGAAGGGGTTGATGCTTCAAAGGGCTATAAAGAAAATGTATCCCGAGATATTCCTGAATTTCGCTCGAATTTTGGCTTAATTCTTGAGCGAGATACCGTCGTTTTAGATGGGTATACACAAACGTTAGAACCTCAGGTGCAGTATCTTTACATTCCCAAAAGAGATCAAAGTGACATCGCTCGTTACGATACAACGCCGTTACAGACCGACTACTATGGTCTATTCCGGAGCCGTAAATACGGGAGTGTTGACTATATCGCCCCAGCGAACCAAATTAGCTATGGTGCAGCTTCGCGCTTTTTCGATGATCAATATAAAGAACGCTTAAACATCGCTTTTGGGCAGATATTCTATTTGGATAAAGGTCTGAAAGATAATAACTTAAATCGCTCAACCTCAGAAAACTCAGATTATTCAGCATGGGCTGTCGAAATGGATTTCAACTATGATGACTCGCTGTTCTATCATGGAGGGATCCAATATGACGTTGACACGTCTCGTGTACAATTGTCCAACAGTACCCTTGAGTACCGACATGAGAAAGGCTTTATTCAGACCAACTACCGTTACGTCACCCAAGAGTATATCGAAGATACCGTCGGTGACACTTTGGATGTCAATTCTCTGACCAAAGATGGTATTTCACAACTCGGTGTCGTTGCACAATATAACCTCAGTCCGAAATGGCAAACGAAAGGGCTCTACTATTATGATCTCACCACAGATAATCCATTAGAGTGGCAGGCGAACCTGACTTATATCTCTGACTGCTGGTTTATCGGCCTGACGTACAGCCGGGAGCTGGATAAATGGACGCCGTCGTTCCAACAGTATCCTGATGCCGAAGCAAGATATGAGAACAACTTTAGCGTCAATATCGGTATTATCGGCTTGGGAACGAATATGACACATAACAATGAACTCACATCGAATGCAATTGGTTACGGACGGCCTTTCATGCTCAGTAACTAA